A single window of Nicotiana tomentosiformis chromosome 1, ASM39032v3, whole genome shotgun sequence DNA harbors:
- the LOC104111344 gene encoding calcium-dependent lipid-binding protein-like isoform X1 — protein MGLISGILMGMILGIGLMAAWKHMMRYRSNKRIAKAVDVKLMGCLNRDDLKKVCGDNFPEWISFPVYEQVKWLNKQLSKLWPFIAEAGEAIIRESVEPLLEDYRPPGITSLKFSKLSLGTVAPKIEAFLSIKLHLERKDKLFSWSFHAATSPPHCAGIRVQSLKKGQITMDIDLRWGGDPNIVLGVEAAMVASIPIQLKNLQVFTVIRVIFQLTEEIPCISAVVVALLSEPKPRIDYVLKAVGGSLTALPGLSDMIDDTVNTIVTDMLEWPHRIVVPIGGIPVDTSDLELKPQGKLIVTVVKANGLKNHEMIGKSDPYVVVYIRPLFKVKTKTIDNNLNPIWDQTFELIAEDKETQSLIVEVFDKDVGQDQRMGVAKLPLNELVAETAKEIELRLLPKLDMLKVKDKKDRGTITIKVLYHEFNKEEQLAALEAEKAILEERKKLKAEGVIGSTMDALDGAASLVGSGVGLVGTGLGAGVGLIGTGVGAGVGIVGSGFGAVGSGLSKAGKFMGRTFTGSSKKSGSSTPVNSVQENGGAKPLKTVLANTD, from the exons GCAGTAGATGTAAAACTAATGGGCTGCCTCAACAGGGATGATCTAAAGAAAGTGTGTGGTGATAACTTTCCTGAATGGATATCATTCCCGGTTTATGAGCAG GTCAAGTGGTTGAACAAACAATTGAGCAAATTGTGGCCATTTATTGCCGAA GCAGGAGAGGCAATTATAAGAGAATCTGTTGAACCTCTTTTAGAAGATTATCGACCCCCTGGAATTACTTCGTTGAAGTTCAGCAAATTATCATTGGGAACAGTGGCACCTAAAATAGAAG CTTTTCTATCCATCAAGCTGCATTTGGAAAGAAAAGACAAATTATTTAGTTGGAGTTTTCATGCTGCTACTAGTCCTCCTCATTGTGCTG GTATTCGTGTTCAGAGCCTTAAAAAAGGTCAAATCACTATGGATATTGACCTCCGATGGGGTGGTGATCCCAATATTGTTTTAGGTGTTGAAGCTGCAATGGTTGCTTCCATACCCATTCAG TTGAAAAATCTTCAAGTATTCACTGTTATTCGTGTTATCTTCCAACTAACTGAGGAAATTCCTTGCATCTCGGCTGTTGTTGTAGCATTACTTTCTGAG CCAAAGCCTAGAATCGACTATGTTTTGAAGGCAGTCGGTGGAAGTTTAACTGCTCTTCCTGGACTTTCGGATATGATTGAT GACACTGTAAATACAATAGTGACAGATATGCTAGAATGGCCCCACAGAATTGTTGTTCCAATTGGCGGCATACCTGTGGATACTAG TGATTTGGAGCTTAAGCCACAGGGGAAGCTCATAGTAACTGTAGTCAAGGCTAATGGCTTAAAGAACCACGAAATGATAGGAAAATCTGATCCATATGTGGTTGTATACATTCGTCCACTTTTCAAGGTTAAGACAAAAACCATTGACAACAACCTAAATCCCATTTGGGATCAGACATTTGAGTTAATTGCAGAAGACAAGGAGACCCAATCCCTCATTGTGGAG GTCTTCGATAAAGACGTTGGGCAAGACCAGCGAATGGGTGTCGCTAAGTTGCCTCTGAATGAGCTAGTAGCTGAGACTGCCAAAGAAATTGAATTAAGGTTGCTGCCAAAACTTGATATGCTCAAAGTCAAAGATAAGAAGGATAGGGGAACTATCACAATAAAG GTGTTGTATCATGAATTCAACAAGGAAGAGCAGTTAGCTGCTCTGGAGGCAGAGAAGGCGATCCTAGAAGAAAGGAAGAAGCTGAAAGCAGAAGGTGTCATTGGGAGCACAATGGATGCCCTTGATGGGGCTGCATCACTGGTTGGTTCAGGTGTTGGTTTGGTGGGCACTGGTCTTGGGGCAGGCGTGGGGCTCATTGGAACCGGGGTAGGTGCTGGTGTAGGAATAGTTGGAAGTGGCTTTGGAGCTGTTGGTAGTGGCCTAAGCAAAGCTGGAAAATTTATGGGAAGGACATTCACAGGCAGTTCAAAGAAGAGTGGTTCCTCTACTCCAGTAAACTCTGTTCAAGAAAATGGTGGTGCAAAGCCACTCAAGACTGTACTTGCAAATACTGATTAG
- the LOC104111344 gene encoding calcium-dependent lipid-binding protein-like isoform X2 yields MGLISGILMGMILGIGLMAAWKHMMRYRSNKRIAKAVDVKLMGCLNRDDLKKVCGDNFPEWISFPVYEQVKWLNKQLSKLWPFIAEAGEAIIRESVEPLLEDYRPPGITSLKFSKLSLGTVAPKIEGIRVQSLKKGQITMDIDLRWGGDPNIVLGVEAAMVASIPIQLKNLQVFTVIRVIFQLTEEIPCISAVVVALLSEPKPRIDYVLKAVGGSLTALPGLSDMIDDTVNTIVTDMLEWPHRIVVPIGGIPVDTSDLELKPQGKLIVTVVKANGLKNHEMIGKSDPYVVVYIRPLFKVKTKTIDNNLNPIWDQTFELIAEDKETQSLIVEVFDKDVGQDQRMGVAKLPLNELVAETAKEIELRLLPKLDMLKVKDKKDRGTITIKVLYHEFNKEEQLAALEAEKAILEERKKLKAEGVIGSTMDALDGAASLVGSGVGLVGTGLGAGVGLIGTGVGAGVGIVGSGFGAVGSGLSKAGKFMGRTFTGSSKKSGSSTPVNSVQENGGAKPLKTVLANTD; encoded by the exons GCAGTAGATGTAAAACTAATGGGCTGCCTCAACAGGGATGATCTAAAGAAAGTGTGTGGTGATAACTTTCCTGAATGGATATCATTCCCGGTTTATGAGCAG GTCAAGTGGTTGAACAAACAATTGAGCAAATTGTGGCCATTTATTGCCGAA GCAGGAGAGGCAATTATAAGAGAATCTGTTGAACCTCTTTTAGAAGATTATCGACCCCCTGGAATTACTTCGTTGAAGTTCAGCAAATTATCATTGGGAACAGTGGCACCTAAAATAGAAG GTATTCGTGTTCAGAGCCTTAAAAAAGGTCAAATCACTATGGATATTGACCTCCGATGGGGTGGTGATCCCAATATTGTTTTAGGTGTTGAAGCTGCAATGGTTGCTTCCATACCCATTCAG TTGAAAAATCTTCAAGTATTCACTGTTATTCGTGTTATCTTCCAACTAACTGAGGAAATTCCTTGCATCTCGGCTGTTGTTGTAGCATTACTTTCTGAG CCAAAGCCTAGAATCGACTATGTTTTGAAGGCAGTCGGTGGAAGTTTAACTGCTCTTCCTGGACTTTCGGATATGATTGAT GACACTGTAAATACAATAGTGACAGATATGCTAGAATGGCCCCACAGAATTGTTGTTCCAATTGGCGGCATACCTGTGGATACTAG TGATTTGGAGCTTAAGCCACAGGGGAAGCTCATAGTAACTGTAGTCAAGGCTAATGGCTTAAAGAACCACGAAATGATAGGAAAATCTGATCCATATGTGGTTGTATACATTCGTCCACTTTTCAAGGTTAAGACAAAAACCATTGACAACAACCTAAATCCCATTTGGGATCAGACATTTGAGTTAATTGCAGAAGACAAGGAGACCCAATCCCTCATTGTGGAG GTCTTCGATAAAGACGTTGGGCAAGACCAGCGAATGGGTGTCGCTAAGTTGCCTCTGAATGAGCTAGTAGCTGAGACTGCCAAAGAAATTGAATTAAGGTTGCTGCCAAAACTTGATATGCTCAAAGTCAAAGATAAGAAGGATAGGGGAACTATCACAATAAAG GTGTTGTATCATGAATTCAACAAGGAAGAGCAGTTAGCTGCTCTGGAGGCAGAGAAGGCGATCCTAGAAGAAAGGAAGAAGCTGAAAGCAGAAGGTGTCATTGGGAGCACAATGGATGCCCTTGATGGGGCTGCATCACTGGTTGGTTCAGGTGTTGGTTTGGTGGGCACTGGTCTTGGGGCAGGCGTGGGGCTCATTGGAACCGGGGTAGGTGCTGGTGTAGGAATAGTTGGAAGTGGCTTTGGAGCTGTTGGTAGTGGCCTAAGCAAAGCTGGAAAATTTATGGGAAGGACATTCACAGGCAGTTCAAAGAAGAGTGGTTCCTCTACTCCAGTAAACTCTGTTCAAGAAAATGGTGGTGCAAAGCCACTCAAGACTGTACTTGCAAATACTGATTAG